One part of the Anopheles coustani chromosome 2, idAnoCousDA_361_x.2, whole genome shotgun sequence genome encodes these proteins:
- the LOC131265731 gene encoding one cut domain family member 3 isoform X1 — translation MMKGFVAVALLILAIVQCIQAVPVPQLLTFRDGKFGVNFGGYHAEAGLGGLLTGNSAHGGLSASAGTPHGQQAGAGIGGLLGGNERTAGGAYAGATAGHGVGASAAIGGGLDGAGGAGGAGAESHAGGVSKKVVKLGQTNHGAPPTEVVISKEYGGNQHQGNFERIDHVKEVHTELTVPEPHPAPAPAPAHGFRKTVYKKKVIGHPHKIAVVETSAHHDGPQPPLDISRFFDFQAFTNLGAQFAHPAPPPPPPPPVVHKTFVKQTSYEPIHRPTFEKEVHTRYDSSNGHSAGGSSTSTHVVASSTHNSNFWNDIFNIPISTLSAVNQFLNNKAGSGSLQVQKHVEVH, via the exons ATGATGAAAGGATTCGTAGCCGTTGCTTTGCTGATCCTCGCGATCGTACAGTGCATCCAAGCTGTTCCAGTTCCCCAA TTGCTTACATTCCGCGATGGAAAGTTCGGCGTCAACTTCGGCGGCTACCACGCTGAGGCCGGTCTAGGAGGGCTGCTCACCGGAAACAGTGCCCACGGAGGACTGTCCGCTTCCGCCGGAACACCGCACGGCCAACAGGCGGGAGCCGGCATCGGTGGACTGCTCGGCGGCAACG AACGCACCGCTGGAGGCGCGTACGCCGGAGCGACGGCAGGGCACGGCGTTGGCGCTAGTGCCGCCATCGGTGGAGGTCTCGATGGGGCCGGCGGTGCCGGAGGAGCTGGCGCCGAATCGCACGCTGGAGGAGTGAGCAAGAAGGTTGTCAAACTGGGCCAAACGAACCATGGAGCCCCACCCACAGAG GTTGTCATTTCGAAGGAGTATGGCGGCAACCAGCACCAAGGTAATTTCGAACGAATCGATCACGTGAAGGAAGTGCACACGGAACTGACGGTCCCGGAACCCCATCCAGCCCCGGCACCTGCTCCTGCACACGGTTTCCGTAAGACCGTGTACAAGAAGAAAGTGATCGGACATCCCCACAAG ATCGCCGTCGTTGAAACGTCAGCTCATCACGATGGACCGCAACCTCCGCTCGACATCAGTCGTTTCTTCGACTTCCAGGCGTTCACCAATCTGGGTGCACAATTTGCGCACCCcgcgccgccaccaccgccaccaccaccggttgTACACAAGACATTTGTGAAACAGACTTCCTACGAGCCCATACACAGACCTACGTTTGAGAAAGAG GTTCACACCCGATATGACTCGTCGAACGGACACAGCGCAGGTGGGTCTTCGACAAGCACCCACGTGGTCGCCAGCTCGACCCACAACTCCAACTTCTGGAACGATATCTTCAAC ATTCCGATCTCCACGCTGTCGGCCGTTAATCAGTTCCTGAACAACAAAGCCGGTAGCGGAAGTCTTCAAGTCCAGAAGCACGTGGAAGTTCACTAG
- the LOC131265734 gene encoding SAM pointed domain-containing Ets transcription factor: MQVESATKWRVPPLDLSAVSVLTNEAERRWAHSNGGGGGGGGVGGGVGGVTTRETTADRSQSSKKIQYGADGLPIDPRDWTRANVWTWLINLAQSEGLDISPELAQKFPMNGKALCLMSLDMYLSRVPIGGKMLYRDFRVRLARAMSL; the protein is encoded by the coding sequence ATGCAGGTCGAAAGTGCAACGAAATGGCGCGTCCCTCCACTGGACCTGTCCGCCGTAAGCGTTCTCACGAACGAAGCCGAACGTCGCTGGGCCCATAGCAatggcggtggaggtggtggtggtggtgttggtggtggcgttggtggTGTGACGACCCGCGAAACAACCGCCGACCGTTCGCAGAGCTCCAAAAAGATCCAGTACGGTGCCGACGGACTGCCGATCGATCCGCGCGACTGGACCCGGGCCAACGTGTGGACGTGGCTGATCAACCTGGCGCAGTCCGAGGGTCTCGACATTAGCCCCGAGCTAGCCCAAAAGTTCCCCATGAACGGTAAGGCGCTCTGCCTGATGAGCCTCGATATGTACCTCAGCCGGGTGCCGATCGGTGGGAAGATGCTGTACCGCGACTTCCGGGTTCGGCTGGCCCGAGCCATGAGCTTATGA
- the LOC131265733 gene encoding uncharacterized protein LOC131265733: protein MSSMKAKAIGLTVDVGAGSGPSPVIRKISPCGITTEDVSFEAYKQPKNRSKRRSFSPMVHQERIPSPDLSPIELSQTFRISPRMNTPIAAKGKNVASKTYLLSKPIRAHSKVSPKDEAYAVTPIGKRELEHRICVSNILKDMGLSKYIRIFTNEEINFEVFLTLCEKDLHDIGIHCKQDIEKILAKIADYNMNAEA from the exons ATGTCTTCCATGAAAGCAAAAG CAATTGGCTTGACCGTGGACGTTGGCGCCGGTTCTGGACCATCGCCAGTGataagaaaaatttccccctGCGGCATCACCACCGAGGACGTGTCGTTCGAGGCGTACAAGCAGCCGAAAAATCGCAGCAAGCGGCGCAGCTTCTCCCCGATGGTGCATCAGGAGCGGATACCTTCACCGGATCTTTCGCCGATCGAGCTGAGCCAGACGTTTCGCATCTCGCCCCGGATGAACACACCGATCGCAGCCAAGGGCAAGAATGTGGCCAGCAAAACGTACCTTCTCAGCAAACCGATACG AGCACACAGTAAAGTTTCCCCCAAGGACGAGGCGTATGCCGTGACACCGATTGGGAAGCGCGAGCTCGAACATCGCATTTGTGTGTCGAACATACTGAAGGACATGGGCCTGTCCAAGTACATCCGCATCTTCACCAACGAGGAGATCAACTTCGAGGTGTTCCTGACGCTGTGCGAAAAGGACCTGCACGACATCGGGATTCACTGCAAGCAGGACATCGAGAAGATTTTGGCCAAAATTGCCGACTACAACATGAACGCGGAGGCGTAA
- the LOC131265019 gene encoding augmin complex subunit dgt5 — protein sequence MITITNKLRQLGKPLFKKLQTNQVARGRNDSLSANKSDQNSVMDDIARFKEWATKLGCSPDKLPPDEKLKQAFRGEQSSIFNHIIEKVRPRQEITRMKKNVLVRKLQVHKKMDTIVANASFNSLPPELQRYMKIQKIKKTIDETRHRIKQSQNCLETTNLQIKEKNARKLQSVNNLEELYGKTSLYAAYETSVQNGIEKEKQLAKRIERIMPIKGSEACRVDTAEKGIEQCVQLLTRFYENFKDLNPDAGRALQEDLWSDIRGALRGIPNHLLWSVLLKMKDVHLREISEVDSRHEESDQNIALSDRDLLQGSMAKLCTSHIKVFLDVVDHSNKVNATREEYLTILTPCTNELEAKMALINVMDDEAEEALEEYLVQWNSREYNQGQLEYMGREVERKKQELLSYGQKLQNHEQLLAQLRGIYGQIDDISRHMEGELQQVHQIKQKIAYAKYVSQQTVRNARQKNGTNQTLNSSELSFSRLEGTQAGPAYNPAVLPPYVRELEVFRSIPLSRYVSQTKPIQLALEPNVAIYFETPAALALLPCTVFSADTAIKQFRALQELEARASGCTDDSWSLGAPSFDHVQLEKHWQSNHGKICELLDEIETLSNSTRHILSKSRVFYNFTLANNLRKYVPPTKLFNGRSFREYESEYLMYYRMINGFGGGN from the exons ATGATCacaataacgaacaaa TTGCGGCAGTTAGGGAAACCGCTCTTTAAAAAGTTACAAACAAACCAAGTGGCCCGCGGAAGAAACGATTCTTTATCAGCGAATAAAAGTGATCAAAACAGTGTGATGGACGATATAGCACGGTTCAAAGAATGGGCAACGAAATTAGGATGTTCCCCGGACAAATTGCCACCGGATGAAAAACTGAAACA GGCGTTCCGTGGGGAACAGAGCTCCATTTTCAACCATATAATAGAAAAAGTTCGTCCGAGACAAGAGATAACGCGCATGAAGAAGAATGTACTTGTTCGCAAACTGCAGGTGCACAAGAAGATGGACACGATCGTTGCG AACGCATCGTTCAACTCTCTGCCGCCCGAACTGCAGCGCTACATGAAAATACAaaagataaagaaaacaattgatgaAACACGCCATCGTATAAAGCAGTCACAAAACTGCCTTGAAACTACTAACCTGCAGATCAAAGAGAAAA ATGCTCGGAAACTACAATCGGTGAACAATTTAGAGGAGCTTTATGGTAAAACATCTTTGTACGCTGCCTACGAAACGTCCGTTCAAAATGgtattgaaaaggaaaaacagctTGCCAAGCGCATCGAACGAATCATGCCCATCAAAGGATCGGAAGCGTGCCGTGTTGATACGGCGGAAAAAGGCATCGAGCAGTGCGTGCAACTGTTGACACGGTTTTACGAAAATTTCAAAGATCTCAACCCGGACGCCGGTCGGGCGTTGCAGGAAGATCTGTGGTCGGATATCCGTGGCGCGCTACGTGGCATTCCGAATCATCTGTTGTGGAGCGTGCTGCTAAAGATGAAAGATGTGCACCTACGGGAAATCTCCGAGGTGGACAGCCGACACGAAGAGAGCGACCAGAATATTGCACTCTCCGATCGCGATCTTCTGCAGGGCAGTATGGCAAAACTGTGCACCAGCCACATCAAAGTGTTTCTAGACGTTGTCGACCACAGCAATAAGGTGAATGCGACACGGGAAGAGTATCTGACCATCCTGACCCCATGCACCAACGAGCTGGAGGCCAAGATGGCCCTGATCAATGTGATGGACGATGAGGCGGAGGAAGCGCTCGAAGAGTACCTGGTCCAGTGGAACTCTCGAGAGTATAATCAGGGTCAGCTGGAGTACATGGGCCGGGAAGTGGAGCGTAAAAAGCAGGAACTTCTTTCCTACGGACAAAAGCTGCAAAATCACGAACAACTGCTCGCGCAGCTTCGTGGCATCTACGGGCAGATCGACGATATATCCCGCCATATGGAAGGCGAACTTCAGCAGGTGCATCAGATAAAGCAAAAGATAGCCTACGCAAAGTACGTCAGCCAGCAAACCGTGCGCAATGCTCGCCAGAAAAATGGAACCAACCAAACGCTCAACTCGAGCGAACTATCCTTCAGCCGACTGGAGGGCACACAGGCCGGGCCGGCCTACAATCCGGCGGTACTGCCACCGTACGTTCGCGAGCTGGAAGTATTCCGTAGCATTCCCCTTTCGCGCTACGTTTCACAAACGAAACCGATTCAACTCGCGTTAGAGCCAAACGTGGCCATCTATTTTGAAACACCCGCCGCCCTGGCATTGCTTCCTTGTACCGTGTTCAGTGCGGACACGGCCATCAAACAGTTCCGAGCGCTGCAGGAGCTTGAAGCGCGGGCAAGCGGTTGCACCGACGACTCGTGGTCTCTGGGGGCGCCCAGCTTCGATCACGTCCAGCTGGAGAAACATTGGCAAAGCAATCATGGCAAGATTTGTGAGTTGCTGGACGAAATCGAAACACTCTCGAACAGCACCCGACACATCCTCAGCAAGAGTCGTGTGTTCTACAACTTTACACTGGCCAACAACTTGCGTAAGTACGTGCCACCGACGAAGCTGTTCAACGGGCGTAGCTTCCGCGAGTACGAAAGCGAATACCTGATGTACTATCGAATGATCAATGGGTTTGGAGGAGGAAactag
- the LOC131265727 gene encoding aminopeptidase N yields MKRRNDYKVAMAESVELEPLGGMDKLSETDSKKRNGINKFGGDSSSRPVRDGVAVCSQKRALFVTAIVLGTLLATALVIAYAGPQTVCPCAGKIPPGYVPDGYNSSEPFLPIATNGQPFPWLLPTLPLNVKPNRYILTIHPNLTTLDVKGQVSIELYVEKETNFVVLHAQDLNITEKALVGPKGFALKILRILEYTPRQQLYIETREKLRKKANYTLSIRWHSKMILDQFEGDFDLKKTLAATVLKPGSTRKAFPCFDEPHLRAAFKISLFRDRFHIGLSNSIVQDTDDVGFYMGTGLLRDDFAETPPLPPDSVSWVISDFKRELLDPSSKYQRVNVSNQAGGKAGSVPATNGKPAPSSKVAKTEKKPFRNLTAVLLSKNLFKLTNNLPSKDPTPSETNGTANALDTGMAKANGSMPPEQELLWNGEALVVKTAPAYSFYAPETHIAKGTFILHTSRDILEYLQQWLSVAYPLSKLDFVALPALLDDLSSSLGLIVCRTSFLNEPTAISSKEYHMSVVKISEGIVKQYFGGLISPKTWKHKWLWEGLIRYLSRFLLATIQPLWPMKELFLIDTLTKALDIDALQGWESINAGASETGDNDPFYVDKSAALLSMLQSAIGERNFRQCLGKFLKTYQFQTAEPADLWAICAKQVNNSKYVREMMNQWTNTAAFPLLNVTMNGTSLIVRQADFRPAEYLAIYDEPMEDIERNGPESTDRGSATSTTTTVAPAGEAAGKAGSRWIFPIHYITDVLNANGTTTSEEREREQQSLTIWLNATEVTITLNHTAQWIKLNHRQTGYYRVLYDEANWAKLVEQMQINNAVFSTQDRVGLVSDIFTLCHANLIPCHAAMELISYFPKEKEWGPIVLGTSHLEKWRKILKYSECYLVLAEYVRQNLAKSIQVLGWEDSGEDEAKLLRPVLMLSAALWEEADTIKFAKALVSNFTAHAVPIPPNLRAVAYIGSVLSGEFQYWQFCWDRYISVRREKSSVLEERMELLRALGVTKDAWLQNRLLSHVITLPVFEIVQVLEAIAGTPTGGAMACRFLQAKWFDFQSKLGRGTVHFARVISAITQYGSTKFDYDELKSLVDRFGDGPGLKLLNMTLSTVAANVEWVSRSQASIYSWIENKYHF; encoded by the exons ATGAAGCGAAGGAACGATTACAAAGTGGCCATGGCCGAGAGCGTCGAGCTGGAGCCGCTGGGCGGAATGGATAAGCTTTCCGAGACCGACAGCAAAAAGCGGAACGGCATAAACAAATTCG GTGGCGACAGTTCTTCTCGCCCGGTGCGCGATGGAGTGGCCGTTTGCTCGCAAAAACGAGCCCTATTCGTGACGGCGATCGTGCTGGGAACTTTGCTTG CAACGGCCCTGGTGATAGCGTACGCAGGTCCACAGACAG TTTGTCCGTGTGCTGGCAAAATACCCCCCGGTTACGTGCCCGATGGATACAACAGCTCGGAACCGTTTTTACCGATCGCCACCAATGGGCAACCATTCCCGTGGTTGCTGCCGACGTTGCCGCTGAACGTGAAACCGAACCGGTACATTCTGACGATACATCCCAACCTGACGACACTGGATGTAAAAG GGCAAGTATCGATAGAATTGTAcgtggaaaaggaaaccaacTTTGTGGTTTTGCACGCACAGGATCTCAACATAACCGAAAAG GCGTTGGTTGGACCGAAAGGATTCGCGTTGAAGATCCTCCGAATACTCGAATATACCCCACGCCAGCAGTTGTACATCGAAACGCGCGAAAAGCTGCGGAAAAAGGCAAACTACACGCTGAGCATACGATGGCACTCCAAGATGATACTGGACCAGTTCGAGGGAGATTTCGATTTGAAGAA AACGCTGGCGGCGACGGTACTTAAGCCGGGTAGCACCCGAAAAGCGTTTCCCTGCTTCGACGAGCCTCACTTGAGAGCGGCTTTCaaaatttcccttttccgTGACCGGTTCCACATAGGACTGTCAAATTCGATCGTGCAGGATACCGATGATGTTGGGTTTTACATGGGAACCGGTTTG CTGAGAGACGATTTTGCCGAAACACCACCACTTCCACCGGACTCGGTTTCGTGGGTCATCAGTGACTTCAAGCGGGAGCTGCTTGATCCGTCGTCCAAGTATCAACGGGTGAATGTGAGCAACCAAGCGGGTGGAAAAGCGGGTTCAGTTCCAGCAACCAACGGCAAGCCTGCACCATCGTCGAAGGTTGCCAAAACGGAGAAGAAACCATTCCGCAACCTGACGGCGGTATTGCTGTCGAAAAATTTGTTCAAACTCACCAACAACCTGCCCTCGAAGGATCCAACACCTAGCGAGACGAACGGCACGGCCAACGCTCTAGACACCGGAATGGCAAAGGCGAATGGATCGATGCCCCCGGAACAGGAACTGCTTTGGAATGGTGAAGCACTGGTGGTAAAAACCGCCCCAGCGTACTCGTTCTACGCCCCAGAAACGCACATCGCCAAGGGTACCTTCATTCTGCACACATCCCGAGACATACTGGAGTACTTGCAGCAGTGGCTCTCGGTCGCGTATCCGCTATCAAAACTGGACTTCGTTGCCCTCCCGGCGTTGCTAGATGACCTGTCCAGCTCGCTCGGGCTGATCGTGTGTCGGACTTCGTTTCTGAACGAACCAACCGCCATCTCCTCCAAGGAGTACCACATGTCGGTCGTGAAGATATCCGAGGGTATCGTAAAGCAATACTTTGGCGGGCTGATCTCTCCCAAGACCTGGAAACACAAGTGGCTCTGGGAGGGATTGATACGGTATCTGAGCCGTTTCTTGCTCGCCACCATTCAACCGCTGTGGCCGATGAAAGAGCTTTTCCTCATCGACACGCTCACCAAAGCGCTGGACATCGATGCGCTGCAGGGTTGGGAGAGCATCAACGCTGGCGCTAGCGAAACCGGTGATAACGATCCGTTCTACGTGGACAAATCGGCCGCCTTGCTGTCGATGCTGCAGTCGGCCATCGGCGAGCGCAACTTTCGACAGTGTTTAGggaaatttttgaaaacataccAATTCCAAACGGCCGAACCGGCGGACCTGTGGGCTATCTGCGCGAAGCAGGTCAACAATAGTAAGTACGTGCGTGAAATGATGAACCAGTGGACCAACACGGCCGcctttccgctgctgaacgtAACGATGAACGGGACCAGCCTGATTGTGCGGCAGGCGGACTTCCGGCCGGCCGAGTACCTAGCGATCTACGACGAACCGATGGAGGATATTGAACGAAACGGGCCGGAGTCGACGGACCGAGGCTCTGCGAcgtcaacgacgacgacggtcgCCCCGGCAGGTGAAGCTGCGGGAAAAGCGGGATCCAGGTGGATCTTTCCTATCCATTACATTACGGACGTGCTGAACGCGAACGGAACCACCACCAGCGAGGAAAGGGAGCGCGAGCAGCAGAGTTTAACAATATGGTTAAACGCAACTGAAG TTACCATCACGTTAAATCATACCGCACAATGGATCAAGCTAAACCATAGGCAGACGGGATATTATCGCGTGCTGTACGATGAAGCGAATTGGGCCAAGCTGGTCGAGCAAATGCAAATTAATAATGCAGTCTTTAGTACACAG GATCGCGTTGGGCTCGTGTCGGACATTTTCACACTCTGTCACGCCAATCTCATACCATGTCACGCGGCGATGGAGCTGATCTCGTACTTCCCGAAGGAAAAAGAGTGGGGCCCGATCGTGCTCGGCACAAGCCACTTGGAAAAGTGGCGCAAGATACTGAAGTACTCCGAGTGTTACCTCGTGCTGGCTGAGTACGTGCGGCAGAATTTGGCCAAATCGATCCAAGTGCTGGGTTGGGAGGACTCCGGTGAGGACGAAGCGAAGCTACTGCGGCCGGTGTTGATGCTCAGTGCGGCCCTCTGGGAAGAAGCGGACACGATCAAGTTCGCCAAAGCGCTGGTGAGCAACTTTACCGCGCACGCCGTACCGATACCGCCGAATTTGCGCGCCGTAGCCTACATCGGTTCGGTCCTGTCCGGCGAGTTTCAATACTGGCAGTTCTGCTGGGATCGGTACATATCCGTGCGTCGCGAGAAAAGTTCCGTGCTGGAGGAACGCATGGAATTGTTGCGGGCGCTCGGCGTCACCAAGGATGCATGGCTGCAGAACCGGCTGCTGTCGCACGTCATCACATTGCCGGTGTTTGAGATCGTGCAGGTGCTGGAGGCAATCGCTGGTACGCCGA
- the LOC131265731 gene encoding PE-PGRS family protein PE_PGRS17 isoform X2, with protein sequence MMKGFVAVALLILAIVQCIQAVPVPQLLTFRDGKFGVNFGGYHAEAGLGGLLTGNSAHGGLSASAGTPHGQQAGAGIGGLLGGNERTAGGAYAGATAGHGVGASAAIGGGLDGAGGAGGAGAESHAGGVSKKVVKLGQTNHGAPPTEVVISKEYGGNQHQGNFERIDHVKEVHTELTVPEPHPAPAPAPAHGFRKTVYKKKVIGHPHKVHTRYDSSNGHSAGGSSTSTHVVASSTHNSNFWNDIFNIPISTLSAVNQFLNNKAGSGSLQVQKHVEVH encoded by the exons ATGATGAAAGGATTCGTAGCCGTTGCTTTGCTGATCCTCGCGATCGTACAGTGCATCCAAGCTGTTCCAGTTCCCCAA TTGCTTACATTCCGCGATGGAAAGTTCGGCGTCAACTTCGGCGGCTACCACGCTGAGGCCGGTCTAGGAGGGCTGCTCACCGGAAACAGTGCCCACGGAGGACTGTCCGCTTCCGCCGGAACACCGCACGGCCAACAGGCGGGAGCCGGCATCGGTGGACTGCTCGGCGGCAACG AACGCACCGCTGGAGGCGCGTACGCCGGAGCGACGGCAGGGCACGGCGTTGGCGCTAGTGCCGCCATCGGTGGAGGTCTCGATGGGGCCGGCGGTGCCGGAGGAGCTGGCGCCGAATCGCACGCTGGAGGAGTGAGCAAGAAGGTTGTCAAACTGGGCCAAACGAACCATGGAGCCCCACCCACAGAG GTTGTCATTTCGAAGGAGTATGGCGGCAACCAGCACCAAGGTAATTTCGAACGAATCGATCACGTGAAGGAAGTGCACACGGAACTGACGGTCCCGGAACCCCATCCAGCCCCGGCACCTGCTCCTGCACACGGTTTCCGTAAGACCGTGTACAAGAAGAAAGTGATCGGACATCCCCACAAG GTTCACACCCGATATGACTCGTCGAACGGACACAGCGCAGGTGGGTCTTCGACAAGCACCCACGTGGTCGCCAGCTCGACCCACAACTCCAACTTCTGGAACGATATCTTCAAC ATTCCGATCTCCACGCTGTCGGCCGTTAATCAGTTCCTGAACAACAAAGCCGGTAGCGGAAGTCTTCAAGTCCAGAAGCACGTGGAAGTTCACTAG
- the LOC131265732 gene encoding GTP-binding protein Di-Ras2, which yields MGEPERNNKKILQNIKMPEQSNDYRVVVFGAGGVGKSSLVLRFIKGTFRESYIPTIEDTYRQVISCNKNICTLQITDTTGSHQFPAMQRLSITKGHAFILVYSVCSKQSLEELRPIWSLIRELKGDEISQIPVMLVGNKCDESEDLREVTNIEGQTEAATWGVSFMETSAKENHNVTELFQELLNMEKNRNVSLQLDGKNKKKNKKKMMKEQAKEEKLLKEKKEKQLQREKEKGKEKEKDKEKQAKDKDKAKEGKDKTASSNAQPPAAGEGSGTLKEKCKVM from the exons ATGGGTGAACCGGAgagaaacaacaagaaaatcctgcaaaacatcaaaatgccCGAGCAAAGCAACGATTACCGAGTG GTGGTATTCGGCGCGGGCGGTGTAGGCAAGAGCTCCCTGGTGCTGCGATTCATCAAGGGAACGTTCCGAGAGAGTTACATTCCCACCATAGAGGACACGTACCGGCAG GTTATCAGCtgcaataaaaacatatgcacACTGCAAATTACCGACACCACGGGATCGCATCAGTTCCCGGCAATGCAGCGCCTGTCCATCACCAAGGGTCACGCATTCATACTGGTGTATTCCGTCTGTTCGAAACAGAGCCTCGAGGAGCTGCGACCAATCTGGAGTCTAATAAGAGAGTTGAAG GGTGACGAAATATCTCAAATACCCGTGATGCTGGTGGGAAACAAATGTGATGAAAGTGAAGACTTACGGGAGGTGACCAACATCGAGGGTCAAACGGAAGCTGCTACCTGGGGCGTATCGTTTATGGAAACGTCGGCCAAAGAAAACCACAATGTTACCGAACTGTTTCAG GAACTACTCAACATGGAAAAGAACCGAAACGTCTCACTTCAACTGGACGGcaagaacaaaaagaaaaacaagaaaaagatgATGAAGGAGCAagcgaaggaggaaaaactgctcaaggaaaagaaggaaaagcagCTGCAGCGAGAAAAGGAGAAGGGCAAGGAAAAGGAGaaggacaaagaaaaacaggcGAAGGACAAGGACAAAGCCAAGGAAGGGAAGGACAAGACGGCTTCCAGTAACGCACAGCCGCCGGCGGCCGGCGAGGGAAGCGGCACACTGAAGGAAAAGTGCAAAGTGATGTGA